In bacterium, the DNA window ACGCTCAGCCGCAGCGTGCCGGCCTGCCGGTTCACGAAGGAGAGGGTGGTCGTCGGGTTGAAGGGGTTGGGCCAGGCTTCGCGCAGCTCCAGGGCGGCCGGCCGCAGCTGCCGCTCCACGTCGAGGGAGGTCCAGTAGTCGCCCAGGGCGCCGAAGGTGTTGATGATGGTGTAGGTGGGCTCGGCGTCGCTGATGGTGTGCACCCAGTCCGCCTGGAAGCCGGCCTCGTTGTCATGGCCGTTGGCCCCGTACTTGTAGGTGATCCGCGCCGAGCTGTACTGGTTGAAGAGAATGTCCCCCTCGAACCAGTCGCCCGTGGTGGGGACCAACTGGTAGGCGGGGGGCACCAGATCCCAGGGCCAGCTGTTCCAGGGTCCGCACACCGCCGTGAAAGTGACTTCCGCGTAGGAGTTCAGCCCCTGGTTGCTCTCGCCGGGGTGCTCCTCGAACCAGACGCGCACGGGCCACAGATTGACGGCGAAGTGCACGGTCACGTCCTGGCTGATGATGTCGTTCCAGGTGACGTTGTCGAACCAGGCCTCGTCCAGCACGATGTCCCCGTAGCCGTCCATGTCGTTGTCCGGAAGGCCCGTGGTGATGGGCACGAGGCGGTTGGCGACGCCCTCCCAGCGCGGCGTCAGCTCGTTCTGGTCCTCCAGGATGACGAACTTGTACTCCAGGTTGCCGGGCGCCTCCACATTGTCGAACTGGATGTTGAGGAAGTAGTGGCCGGGATTGCCGCCCTCCTCGTTCATGATGACGGCGCCGCCCCAGTTGCCCAGGTTATCATGGCCGCCGCGCAGCACGATCCAGTCCGTGGCCGGGTTGAAGGTGCCGTTGGCCGTCATCACCTGCATGTTGACGCGGAAGAGCACCTCCACGTTGACCAGCTCGCCCATGCTGTCCTGGTTGTTGAACCAGACGGGGTCCAGGGTCTGGCCGCCCGCCTCCAGGGTGAAGGTGCGGTTGTCCCCCGATTCCCAAACGTCCCCTCCGGGCCGCACGATGACGTACTTGAACCCCACCGGCTGGCCGATGAAGACGTCGTTCACGTCGAAGCTGCCGGCGAAGAGCATGTCCCCCGTGTTGGTGAGGGTGGGATTGGTCCCGCTCCAGTCGTTGAAATCACCCCGCACCACCACCTGGTCCGTGTCCGGGTTGAAGTTGCCCAGCTGCTGCTGGATGCCCATGCGGACCTGGAAGGTGACCGGGTTCACCGCCAGGGCGGTTCCGGCGACCAGCATCAGGCCCAGGAGGCCGCTGATGATTCTCATGGTCCTCTCCTCGACTTAAAGGTTGATTGTTTACCAGGTGAAGGCCAGGCTGTACCGCACCACGGAATCCAGCCGGCCGTAGTCCTCCCAGGCGGCGTCCACCTGGAGGTGGCTTCCCCCGCCCAAAGGATAAGTGATGCCGGCTCCCAGGGCAAGCCCTCCTTCCGCATCCTTGAGGAAGAGGTCCCGCCAGCCGCCGCGCAGGTGGAAGGTGCGGCGGAAGGAATATTCGGTGCCCAGGGAGATGGATTCGCTCGCCCGGTCCACCCCGTGCACGGCGTCGGCCGCCAGCAGGAGGGCGTGGTCGGGACGCTCGACGAGGGGCAGCTCGGCCCCGATGCGGAAGGTGATGGGCAGGGGCCAATCGTAGACATCCAAGTTGACGGGCACGGCCGGGTTGTCCCCGTTCTGGGTGTTGTTCATGTCGTGGCCCAGGAGCAGGTCGGTGCCGGACATCTCCATGTCCAGCCCGGCGTGCTGGATGGTCATGCCCAGCAGCATGTCCCGGAAGCCCGTCCGGTAGATGGTGCCCACGTCGAAGGCGACGCTGCTGGCGTTCATGTGCCAGATCTTCTGCTGGATCACCTTGGCCGTGGCGCCGAAGGAGAAGCGGTCGGTGATGCGCATGGCCAGGGTCAGGCCCATGGCCAGGTCGCTCGCCTCGTAAAACTCGCCCGTGCCGTCCTGCTGGAGCAGGGTGGTCACCTCCTCGTCGCCGTAGTCCAGGTAGGTGACGGACAGGCCCAGGGCCATGGATTCGCCCAGGGGCGTGACCACCGCCAGGTAGCTCAGGTCCGTCTCCACCAGCCAGTCCGTCTTGACGAACATGGCCTCGGACCGCTCCAGGCGGGCGGCGCCGGCCGGATTCCAGTAAAGGCAGGAGGCGTCGGCGACGGAGGCCGTGCCCGCCCCGCCCATGCCCTGGGCCCGGCCGCCCAGCCCGATGCCGAGAAAGGGGGCGGCGGTGGTGGCCACCCGGTTGATGGCCAGGGCCGGGGCGGCCGCCAACACCAGGGCCGGCAGCGCGTAAAGGAAGAGTCGGTTGCGCACGGCGGCCTCCTACTTGATCAGGGCGAACTTGCCCGTCTTCTCGCCGGCTGGGCTGTCCACGTGGTACATGTACATGCCATAGGCCACGTCCAGGCCGGCGCTGCTCTTCAGGTTCCAATCCAGGCTGCCGTCCCACACCGGCGAGTCGTGGACGAGGGTCTGCACCAGCTCGCCGCGCACCGTGTAGATGCGCACAGTGGACTGGGGCGGCAGGTGGATGAACTGGATCTTGCGGTCGCCGCGGTTGCCCTTGATCGGGCGCGGCTCCCACTCCGCCGTGGCCAGGTAGGGGTTGGGCACGACCTTGACGCGGCTCAGCTCGCGGCGGGCCGAGGAGCCGTCGAAGCGGGGGGCCGCCACCTCCACGGCGTAGCGGTCCTGGGCGGTGAAGGGCTTGCGCGTCACCGCCACGTAGCGGTCGCCGGCCGCCGGCAACTGGTAGTTGCCCACCTGGTTGATGGGGATGCCGAAGGGGATGCCGAAGGCCCAGGTGACGATGAGGCCCGTGGGCGAGGCCTCGTCGGGCTGGGCCAGCAGGATGAAGTCGCGGTACTCGAAGGGATCGCTCCCGTTGCGGCCAAAGGGCGGCGGCCCCTGGTTGAGGTTGGGGTTGTAGACCCAGAAGGACACTTCCACCGGCTGGTCCGGATCGGTGATGTCCCAGATGCGGTAGTTCGTCGTCAGGCTGGGCACGATGCGTCCCAGGATGGTGCCCATGGACTGGTCGGGGAACTGGGCGCGGGCCAGGCTGACGGCGCCGCCCTCCGCCACGAAGTCCATGCGGTAGTCCCGCCCCTGGGCGCGCCCCTGGAACTCGCGGAGGAAACCCTGGCTGTTGTCCAGCATGTTGACGCCCTTGAGGGTCCAGGGCAGCTGGTTGGCCGGCGCGTTCCGCCAGCCCGACAGGGCGGGATTGGGGCCGAGCAGCCAATCATTGAAAAAGCTGAGGCGGATGCCCTCGGCCACCGGCTGGTAGGCCTGCACCAGATTGACGTAGCCGGTCAGGTTGGGCACCAGCTGCTTGTGCACCAGGTTGTGCTTGTAGAGGAAGAGCGTCTCCACCAGCTGGTTGGCCGGCAGGGTGGCGAGGAAGTCCGGCGTGTAGATGACGCGGCCCTCGTCGAAGTTGAAATCAAAGGCGCCCTGCGGGTTGAGCAGCTCGTCCGTGTCCAGACGCCGGCGGACGTGCAGGGTGTCGCCCGTGTCCAGGCGGCGGGCGACGAAGAAGGCAGGGTCGATCCCGGCGTGGGTCAGCATCTGCTGGGGCGTGTCGGCGTTGATGGGGAAGCTCTCGAGGAAAGGCTCCATCCCGTCCCGGGTCATCGTCCAGGAGAAGGCGGGGACGCGCACCTCACCGAGCAGGACGCGGGTGGAGTCATAGCCCACGCTGTCGATGATGGCGATGAAGCCGCCGATGGCCGCGTTCCAGACAAAGCTGGTGTCGGGAACCCACGAGGTGTACTCCCAGCCCAGCAGATCCCGGATGCGGGCCGTGGTGTCGGGCAGGATGCTGATGGAGTAGCGGGCGCCGTCCACCAGGCTCCGCTCATCCACGATGGCCGGCACCACCCGGCCGGTGGCGCGGCCCGCCACGTGCTCGGCCTGCTCCATCACCAGCCCCGGCGTGTAGCCGGAGGCCGGGGCGGTGGGGATGACGTAGGTCGTGTTGACATCCGTCGTGATGCGCCCGGCGGCGTCGATGCTGGCCTGCTTGGAGGTCTCGGCGGGCAGGAAGCCGGCCACCGGATCCCCCCGGTCGTAGGCGCTCACTGCATAGAAGTAGGCCTGGCCGTTGACCACCGTCGTGTCCGTCCAGGAATGGACCAGGCCCGAATTGCTGCCCAGGTAGTACTGCGTGCCGTTCAGGGCGATGGGAAAGAAGCCGGCCACGTCGTTGACCAGGTCGAACTGGGCGATGGGCGAGAAGGACGAGGCGCTGCCCCGCCCGTCGGTGATGGAATAGGCGTCCAGGAAGCCCGGATCGGTGGCGCGGTAGATGCGGTAGCCCTCGAAGTCGCGCAGGTGGCTGATGCGGTCCACGCTGTGCTCGGCGCGGTCGTCCCAGTAGAGGGTGACGCGGCCGTCGCCCGGCACGGCCCGCATGTGGGGCTTGGCCGGCGGCTGGATGAAGTTGTAGTTCTCGTTGTAGATGGTCTTGACCGTGGCCAGGTTGGTGTAGAGGTCCTCCGGCGACTCGCCGAAGACGACGGCCAGGCTGATGCGCTGGGTCTCCCCGCGGCGCAGGGGGAAGTAGCCTGATCCGTAGAGGAAGTCGTGGTCGGCCGGCGTGCCCGCCGTGCTGTCGAACTCGCCGGGGATCATCCGCCGCCAGATGTCCTCGTCGTTGCGGCTGGAGAACTCGGGGAAGGTGAATTCGTTGAAGGAGGTGAGGCCCACCTGGTCGCTCTCGGTGATGTCCGTGGCGTCGAAATGGGGCTCGCCGGGTGTGGGCAGGCCGTCCCCCTCCCCCAGGTCGCCCGTGCCGGCCACGCCGTCGGCGCCCACGTCGTCGAACTCGGGATCCCAGTCCCCGTCATTGTCGATGCCGTCGTCGCGGCGCTCGTCGATGAGGGGGTCGAAGGCCTGGAGCACCGCCTCCGGCACGGGCACCAACTCGCCGCTGCCGGGCGGGGGCGGGGTCAGCCCCAGCGCCCGCCAGTCCACATAGCAGTTGCCCTCGTAGGCCCAGTTCTCGTCGATCACGCCGTTGAAGTTGTCGTCGATCAGGTTGGTGGGATTCTCCGCCACGATCTTGCCAGCGTAGATGGGGATCTGGATGTTGCGCCAGGTGAGGACGAGGGTGTCACCCGGCTGGGGCACGCGCACC includes these proteins:
- a CDS encoding T9SS type A sorting domain-containing protein, which produces MRIISGLLGLMLVAGTALAVNPVTFQVRMGIQQQLGNFNPDTDQVVVRGDFNDWSGTNPTLTNTGDMLFAGSFDVNDVFIGQPVGFKYVIVRPGGDVWESGDNRTFTLEAGGQTLDPVWFNNQDSMGELVNVEVLFRVNMQVMTANGTFNPATDWIVLRGGHDNLGNWGGAVIMNEEGGNPGHYFLNIQFDNVEAPGNLEYKFVILEDQNELTPRWEGVANRLVPITTGLPDNDMDGYGDIVLDEAWFDNVTWNDIISQDVTVHFAVNLWPVRVWFEEHPGESNQGLNSYAEVTFTAVCGPWNSWPWDLVPPAYQLVPTTGDWFEGDILFNQYSSARITYKYGANGHDNEAGFQADWVHTISDAEPTYTIINTFGALGDYWTSLDVERQLRPAALELREAWPNPFNPTTTLSFVNRQAGTLRLSVVNLAGQEVALLTEGLHAAGEHAVSFDASHLASGLYLAVLEGAGEVATQKLLLVK
- a CDS encoding PorV/PorQ family protein, translated to MRNRLFLYALPALVLAAAPALAINRVATTAAPFLGIGLGGRAQGMGGAGTASVADASCLYWNPAGAARLERSEAMFVKTDWLVETDLSYLAVVTPLGESMALGLSVTYLDYGDEEVTTLLQQDGTGEFYEASDLAMGLTLAMRITDRFSFGATAKVIQQKIWHMNASSVAFDVGTIYRTGFRDMLLGMTIQHAGLDMEMSGTDLLLGHDMNNTQNGDNPAVPVNLDVYDWPLPITFRIGAELPLVERPDHALLLAADAVHGVDRASESISLGTEYSFRRTFHLRGGWRDLFLKDAEGGLALGAGITYPLGGGSHLQVDAAWEDYGRLDSVVRYSLAFTW